The following are from one region of the Terriglobia bacterium genome:
- a CDS encoding UvrD-helicase domain-containing protein — translation MSDFLNKLNPQQRQAVEAVDGPLLILAGAGSGKTRVITYRIVHLIENKGVEPDSILAVTFTNKASAEMAERVGSMLGGRTLRKPLIATFHSFCVRVLRRDIEEMKIGGAGYKKDFAIYDESDQQAVVKGVMRRLGLDDKQLKPSAVLSRISWAKNHMLDPQELYLQSADPITEKIAHIFEEYRKELRKCNALDFDDLLLETVRLLKSSATTRERYQRRYQYMLIDEYQDTNRPQYELIKLLAGPDHNVCVVGDEDQSIYSWRGADIRNILEFEKDFPEARIIRLEQNYRSTQAILEAASAVVSNNLKRKGKTLWTARQGGNKIGYYEAPDGENESLFAADYISRYLKKMKEEGAEDVRVAVLYRLNSQSRLIEEAMRRYQLPYQVVGGFSFYERAEIKDMISYLKLINNPQDSIALLRVINTPTRGIGKSTIETLERLSLETGMSLWSAISEAIDRRLLPQRACAALKSFKDLIEDARAMLLGTFAERVAETSQIHHGDAEARRESVEEIDADVSFEPAQLGENISFDFGANDEPEAEEIKASQDVTESVAEGEKAEAVEGFRAPGGTASIPEILKFLIDRTGYIKQLEEENTPDSLARIDNLRELVNAAMDSRDRGETLAEFLDHAALVSDVDTYDPRGTVTLMTLHSAKGLEFGLVFLVGMEEGLFPHSRAFNDPDQMEEERRLCYVGMTRAMDHLVLSNARYRRRYGTDMPDATVPSRFLEEVPPQLLEELGTSSRARQAASYQSADHGERHYSYEDEDQSVTSYGSKPRGPRTAPLRGSGSNGGYTGPKYNSIDNIADFFASRGKKFNRPQIPVEKAAGGSSFRPGQRVKHPKYGEGVVYRREGEGESAKITVQFPRFGLKKLVEKYAHLERA, via the coding sequence GTGTCTGACTTCCTCAACAAGCTCAATCCCCAGCAGCGCCAAGCGGTGGAAGCCGTTGACGGGCCGCTGCTTATTCTGGCTGGCGCGGGCAGCGGCAAGACCCGTGTAATTACCTATCGCATTGTGCATCTGATTGAGAATAAGGGTGTTGAGCCGGATTCCATCCTGGCTGTTACGTTCACGAACAAAGCTTCGGCAGAGATGGCGGAGCGCGTTGGCAGCATGCTGGGTGGCAGGACGCTACGCAAACCGCTGATCGCCACATTCCATTCTTTTTGCGTGCGGGTCCTTCGCCGCGATATCGAGGAAATGAAAATCGGGGGCGCGGGCTACAAGAAAGATTTCGCCATCTATGACGAATCCGACCAGCAGGCTGTGGTCAAGGGTGTGATGCGCCGGCTGGGTCTGGACGACAAGCAGCTCAAGCCGAGTGCCGTGCTTTCACGGATTTCATGGGCCAAGAACCACATGCTTGATCCGCAGGAGCTGTATCTGCAATCGGCTGATCCAATCACGGAAAAGATTGCGCATATTTTTGAGGAGTACCGCAAGGAACTGCGCAAGTGCAACGCGCTGGATTTTGATGATCTGCTGCTGGAAACGGTGCGGCTGCTCAAGTCGTCGGCCACCACGCGTGAGCGTTACCAGCGGCGTTACCAATACATGCTGATTGATGAATACCAGGACACGAACCGTCCGCAGTATGAGCTGATCAAGCTGCTGGCCGGGCCGGACCACAATGTCTGCGTGGTGGGCGATGAAGACCAGTCAATTTATTCCTGGCGAGGCGCGGACATACGCAACATCCTGGAATTTGAAAAAGATTTTCCTGAAGCAAGGATTATCCGGCTCGAACAGAACTACCGCTCGACGCAGGCGATATTGGAAGCCGCGTCAGCGGTTGTGTCGAACAACCTGAAACGCAAAGGCAAGACACTTTGGACCGCGCGCCAGGGCGGCAACAAGATTGGCTATTACGAAGCGCCCGACGGCGAAAATGAATCGCTCTTTGCCGCCGACTATATTTCGCGCTATCTCAAGAAAATGAAAGAAGAAGGCGCGGAAGATGTTCGCGTGGCCGTGTTGTACCGGCTCAATTCCCAATCGCGTTTGATTGAAGAAGCCATGCGGCGCTACCAGCTTCCGTATCAGGTTGTGGGCGGTTTTTCTTTCTATGAGCGCGCCGAGATCAAGGACATGATCAGCTACCTGAAACTGATCAACAATCCCCAGGACTCCATCGCTTTGCTGCGCGTGATCAATACTCCAACGCGCGGCATTGGCAAATCGACCATTGAAACGCTGGAGCGGCTTTCTCTGGAGACAGGAATGTCGCTATGGTCGGCGATTAGCGAAGCTATCGACCGCAGACTGTTGCCACAGCGTGCTTGTGCGGCATTGAAGAGCTTTAAAGACCTGATTGAAGACGCTCGGGCCATGCTGTTGGGGACTTTTGCTGAACGTGTGGCGGAAACCTCACAAATCCACCACGGAGACGCGGAGGCGCGGAGAGAATCAGTAGAAGAAATAGATGCGGATGTATCGTTCGAGCCCGCACAACTGGGAGAGAACATCAGTTTCGATTTTGGCGCGAATGACGAGCCGGAAGCGGAAGAAATAAAAGCCAGCCAGGATGTAACCGAATCCGTGGCCGAAGGCGAGAAGGCAGAAGCCGTAGAAGGCTTTCGCGCACCAGGCGGTACCGCCTCGATCCCTGAAATTCTCAAGTTTCTGATCGACCGCACGGGATACATCAAGCAACTGGAAGAAGAAAACACGCCGGACTCGCTGGCGCGTATCGATAACCTGCGCGAATTGGTGAATGCCGCCATGGATTCGCGCGATCGAGGCGAGACGCTGGCGGAATTCCTGGACCACGCCGCGCTGGTGAGTGACGTGGACACATACGATCCGCGCGGCACGGTCACGCTAATGACGTTGCACTCGGCCAAGGGGCTGGAGTTCGGTCTGGTATTTCTGGTTGGCATGGAAGAAGGGCTGTTTCCGCATTCACGCGCCTTTAATGATCCTGATCAGATGGAAGAAGAGCGCAGGCTTTGCTATGTGGGCATGACGCGCGCTATGGACCATTTGGTGCTCAGCAATGCGCGCTATCGCCGTCGCTATGGCACAGACATGCCGGATGCCACCGTGCCCTCGAGGTTTCTGGAGGAAGTGCCGCCGCAGTTGCTGGAAGAGCTAGGCACTTCGTCGCGGGCGCGCCAAGCTGCTTCGTATCAAAGCGCTGACCATGGCGAGCGCCATTACAGCTATGAAGATGAAGACCAGAGCGTGACATCGTACGGATCCAAACCCCGGGGCCCCCGGACGGCGCCTTTGCGCGGGTCGGGGTCGAACGGCGGATATACTGGTCCCAAGTACAATTCCATTGACAACATTGCCGACTTCTTTGCTTCGCGCGGCAAGAAGTTCAACCGGCCACAGATTCCGGTGGAGAAGGCGGCGGGCGGCAGCTCTTTTCGTCCCGGCCAGCGCGTGAAACATCCGAAATATGGCGAGGGAGTGGTGTATCGGCGCGAAGGTGAAGGAGAAAGCGCTAAGATTACGGTACAATTTCCACGATTCGGATTGAAAAAGCTGGTGGAAAAGTACGCGCACCTGGAGCGAGCGTAA
- the add gene encoding adenosine deaminase, translated as MASKSFIQTLPKAELHLHLEGSVDPATLAELSRRYNTPLPTENNRYDIAGSGDVLTEGDVRRLYSYKDFNGFLMAFKSVTERLRSPEDYELVTYRLMQKLRQQNIVHAEVYVSVGVIRWRGQPVEPIFEGMERGRERGQRDFGVSLLWIFDAVRHFGKEAAAEVFDLAARLRERNVVAIGIGGDEARGPAEWFRDLYKKAADNGMRLTAHAGETTGPESVWGALNIGAERIGHGLSAANDPELLEVMAQKQVPVELCITSNLRTGACKELQQHPVRKFFDEGLMVTLSTDDPAMFQTSLNKEFEIARQEFSFTEEHLRELARNSIEASFLPVEKKLRFMQQIDFLA; from the coding sequence ATGGCTTCTAAATCGTTCATCCAGACGCTCCCGAAAGCGGAACTTCACCTGCACCTGGAAGGCAGTGTTGATCCTGCGACGCTGGCGGAGCTAAGCCGCCGCTACAACACGCCTTTGCCGACTGAAAACAACCGCTATGACATTGCGGGCAGCGGCGACGTGCTTACTGAAGGCGATGTTCGCCGTCTTTATTCTTACAAGGATTTCAATGGCTTTCTGATGGCGTTTAAGTCTGTGACGGAGCGGCTGCGATCGCCGGAAGATTACGAGCTTGTGACCTACCGGCTGATGCAGAAACTGCGGCAGCAGAACATTGTCCATGCTGAAGTGTATGTAAGCGTAGGCGTGATCCGCTGGCGAGGGCAGCCGGTGGAGCCGATTTTTGAAGGCATGGAGCGTGGACGCGAGCGCGGCCAGCGCGACTTTGGCGTGTCACTGCTGTGGATATTTGATGCGGTACGGCACTTTGGCAAGGAAGCGGCAGCAGAAGTTTTTGATCTGGCTGCGCGGCTGCGTGAGCGCAATGTGGTCGCCATCGGTATTGGTGGCGATGAGGCGCGCGGGCCAGCGGAGTGGTTTCGCGATCTTTATAAAAAAGCAGCCGACAATGGCATGCGTCTGACGGCCCACGCGGGAGAGACCACGGGGCCGGAGTCGGTTTGGGGCGCGCTGAATATCGGAGCGGAACGGATTGGGCACGGCCTTTCCGCGGCGAACGATCCGGAATTGCTGGAAGTGATGGCGCAAAAGCAGGTGCCGGTGGAGCTGTGTATTACCAGCAACCTGCGCACGGGCGCATGCAAGGAGTTACAGCAACATCCGGTGCGGAAGTTTTTTGATGAAGGGTTGATGGTTACCCTAAGCACGGACGATCCGGCCATGTTCCAGACCTCGTTGAACAAGGAATTTGAGATCGCGCGGCAGGAATTCAGCTTTACTGAGGAACATCTGCGCGAGCTGGCGCGTAATTCCATTGAAGCGTCTTTTTTGCCGGTGGAGAAGAAGCTGCGCTTTATGCAGCAGATTGATTTTCTGGCATGA
- a CDS encoding amidohydrolase family protein, which yields MPRDFEIKGKISRFSSIEDSVHGRTAGVVSIPPGENFFDIQGYAPVSVQMMLVRYWRSHGSPKTLKTLPRGEVQIQDQGTEEFTIGGRKVQLHKLSIRGLIWGMESLWLDSQDHLVAVVSVDAEMDHFEAVAEGYEDGLATFVAGAARDGMANLAKVASDFTGQPASVTAIVGGRLIDGTGKPAIDNSVVILKDGKIAAAGPAASTPVPQGAQIVDAHGKSVLPGLWEMHAHFEQVEWGPIYLATGVTTARDVGNEREFIVAARDAIADGKGIGPRLVMAGVVDGSGPFSLGVIRVDTPEQAREQVQKYKAAGFQQIKIYSSVKPDILKIVTAEAHRLGMTVTGHIPFGMNAIQGIEDGMDQINHAEYLTKIMVDPKSQTIDPDAPNVKKVIKLLLEHHIVVDDTLALMEVILHPLDHPISAFEPGILKVAPELKEALETMGAPPPRAEQSAATFRAMMATVRVLHQAGVPIVSGTDQTVPGFSLDREIELHVQAGFTPMEAIQSATVVAARAMGMEKDSGTIEAGKRADVIVVDGNPLENISDIRKVSTVFAAGKMYQPAALWSAVGFKP from the coding sequence ATGCCGCGCGACTTTGAGATCAAAGGGAAGATCTCCCGCTTCTCTTCCATAGAAGATTCGGTGCATGGACGCACCGCGGGTGTCGTGAGCATTCCGCCGGGTGAGAACTTTTTTGATATTCAGGGCTATGCGCCAGTCTCAGTGCAAATGATGTTGGTGCGTTACTGGCGGTCGCACGGCAGCCCAAAGACGCTGAAGACGTTGCCGCGCGGTGAAGTGCAAATCCAGGACCAGGGGACTGAAGAGTTCACCATCGGCGGCCGCAAGGTCCAGCTACACAAACTTTCTATCCGTGGCTTGATCTGGGGTATGGAATCACTGTGGCTGGATTCGCAGGATCATTTGGTGGCGGTGGTGAGTGTGGATGCCGAGATGGACCACTTTGAAGCCGTGGCTGAAGGCTATGAAGACGGTCTAGCGACATTTGTGGCTGGCGCCGCACGTGACGGGATGGCCAACCTGGCCAAGGTCGCGTCAGATTTTACCGGGCAGCCCGCATCGGTAACGGCGATTGTGGGCGGCAGGTTGATTGATGGAACGGGCAAGCCGGCGATCGACAATTCTGTAGTAATTTTAAAAGACGGGAAGATTGCGGCCGCGGGACCAGCGGCCAGCACTCCCGTTCCGCAAGGCGCGCAAATTGTGGACGCGCATGGCAAGAGCGTGCTGCCGGGTCTATGGGAGATGCACGCGCACTTTGAGCAAGTGGAGTGGGGACCGATTTATCTTGCGACGGGCGTTACCACGGCGCGCGACGTTGGCAATGAACGAGAATTTATTGTCGCGGCGCGCGATGCCATAGCCGATGGCAAAGGCATTGGGCCCAGGCTGGTGATGGCGGGCGTGGTAGATGGCAGCGGACCGTTTTCGCTGGGCGTAATTCGCGTCGATACACCTGAGCAGGCCCGCGAGCAGGTACAAAAATACAAAGCCGCCGGCTTCCAGCAGATCAAAATATATAGTTCGGTGAAACCTGACATCCTGAAAATTGTTACGGCTGAAGCGCATCGGCTGGGCATGACCGTGACGGGACACATTCCGTTCGGCATGAATGCCATTCAGGGAATTGAAGACGGCATGGACCAGATCAACCATGCGGAATATCTGACCAAAATTATGGTGGATCCCAAATCGCAGACCATCGATCCCGATGCGCCGAATGTGAAGAAAGTAATCAAGCTGCTGCTGGAACATCATATTGTTGTTGATGACACTCTGGCGCTGATGGAAGTGATTTTGCATCCTCTGGACCATCCTATTTCTGCCTTTGAACCCGGAATCTTGAAAGTTGCGCCGGAGCTGAAAGAAGCACTGGAGACCATGGGAGCGCCACCGCCCAGGGCGGAGCAGTCCGCAGCGACGTTTCGCGCCATGATGGCGACGGTGCGCGTACTTCATCAGGCAGGTGTGCCGATTGTTTCCGGAACAGACCAGACGGTGCCTGGCTTTAGCCTGGATCGCGAAATTGAACTTCACGTTCAGGCAGGGTTCACGCCGATGGAAGCTATCCAATCAGCGACCGTTGTGGCCGCCCGCGCAATGGGCATGGAGAAAGACTCAGGGACAATTGAGGCCGGAAAGCGTGCCGATGTGATCGTGGTGGATGGAAACCCACTGGAAAATATCAGCGACATCCGCAAAGTGAGCACGGTGTTTGCGGCTGGGAAAATGTATCAGCCGGCGGCTTTGTGGAGTGCGGTTGGATTTAAGCCGTAG
- the thiL gene encoding thiamine-phosphate kinase, with product MVKERNLIRQIRRLASASMNRAVKIGIGDDCAILRLKPGFELLVTTDLCIENVHFRRAWHPPQAVGHRCLTRGLSDIAAMGGEPLACFLSLGLPADLPQAWANGFLRGLLSLAGRYKVQLAGGDVSSAPQITADIVVTGQVPSGTAILRSGARPGNRIYVTGALGGSGGTLKQLLAGNAIKPTRSNPHFYPTPRLEVGSYIRKHGLASAMIDISDGLSVDLRHICDESGAAAILISNKVPIPKNADLELVLHGGEDYELLFTAPRRAKVPARIAGVMVTEIGEVRNRRDYSSAIQILGNNGKVRPLPQRGWQHFAKQR from the coding sequence ATGGTCAAAGAGAGAAATTTGATTCGGCAAATTCGGCGGCTGGCGTCGGCATCGATGAACCGCGCCGTGAAAATTGGCATTGGTGATGATTGCGCAATCCTTCGCCTAAAGCCTGGCTTTGAACTTTTGGTCACTACTGATCTTTGTATTGAAAACGTACATTTCCGCCGCGCCTGGCATCCGCCACAAGCTGTGGGACATCGTTGCCTTACCCGCGGCCTGAGCGACATTGCCGCTATGGGTGGCGAACCGCTCGCCTGTTTTCTGTCTTTGGGGCTTCCCGCCGATTTGCCACAGGCTTGGGCTAACGGCTTCCTCCGCGGCTTGCTGTCTTTGGCTGGCCGCTACAAAGTCCAGCTTGCCGGGGGCGATGTATCTTCTGCTCCGCAGATCACGGCGGATATCGTCGTTACGGGCCAGGTTCCGTCCGGCACGGCTATTCTCCGTTCCGGGGCGCGTCCCGGGAATCGCATTTACGTCACTGGAGCTTTAGGTGGATCAGGCGGGACTCTGAAGCAGCTTTTGGCTGGAAATGCGATAAAACCAACAAGATCCAACCCCCATTTTTATCCCACACCAAGGCTGGAAGTGGGAAGTTACATTCGAAAGCATGGTCTGGCAAGCGCCATGATCGACATCAGCGACGGCCTTTCTGTCGATTTACGGCATATTTGCGATGAAAGTGGAGCGGCTGCCATTTTGATATCCAACAAGGTTCCTATCCCCAAAAACGCCGATCTTGAGCTGGTGCTCCACGGCGGCGAAGACTATGAACTCCTTTTCACAGCACCTAGGCGAGCCAAAGTCCCGGCCCGAATCGCGGGCGTCATGGTCACAGAAATCGGTGAGGTCAGGAACCGCCGAGATTACTCCTCAGCAATACAAATTCTGGGTAACAATGGCAAAGTCAGGCCGCTGCCTCAGCGTGGTTGGCAACATTTCGCAAAGCAACGCTGA
- a CDS encoding amino acid permease codes for MPKSLGPWSLTALGIGAIIGSGIFVLTGTAAAGEFSTPSLLHAQVLDVFQNLFQHGNLSGVLLHGRPPAGPAIAISFLLVAIACSFAGLCYAELASMIPIAGSAYTYSYATLGELIAWIIGWDLILEYAVSNVAVAVGFGGYLKAQLTSFGLHIPDNWSSPVWTGGHWSGAYFNVPAFLIVFILTVLLVWGIRESAGANNIMVLVKIGAIITFLVVGGMLVNRANWHPFAPSGFAGVISGGAIIFFTYIGFDSVSTAAEEAKNPQKDIPFGIIASLIICTVLYIGVALVLLGMQKYSIFATNADAASAPVAYALQQMGTSRFFQAVIVIGALTGMISSLLVFQYGQTRIWFAMSRDGLLPKLFSDLCRFETPHWSTWIAGAAVGIPAGLVDIGEAADLSNIGTLFAFVLVSLGVLFLRKAQPDRQRGFKVPWVPLFPIISVVLCVSLMAGLLVITWLRFFGWLAIGMVIYWLYSRRHSEFAPANIPAGKG; via the coding sequence CTGCCCAAGTCACTCGGACCGTGGTCACTCACGGCTCTTGGCATCGGCGCGATCATTGGTTCGGGAATTTTTGTACTGACCGGGACAGCTGCGGCTGGAGAGTTTTCCACTCCGTCCCTGCTGCACGCTCAGGTGCTGGATGTCTTCCAGAACCTGTTTCAGCATGGGAACCTTTCCGGTGTGCTTCTGCACGGACGGCCGCCGGCCGGTCCGGCAATCGCTATCTCATTTCTTCTCGTAGCGATTGCCTGCAGTTTTGCTGGACTGTGTTATGCCGAGCTTGCCTCGATGATACCGATTGCGGGCAGCGCGTATACGTATTCTTACGCAACTTTGGGTGAATTGATCGCATGGATCATTGGCTGGGACCTGATTCTGGAATATGCGGTGAGCAACGTGGCCGTAGCAGTTGGCTTTGGCGGATACTTGAAAGCGCAGCTGACTTCCTTTGGACTCCACATTCCAGATAACTGGTCTTCGCCTGTATGGACGGGGGGCCATTGGTCGGGCGCTTACTTCAATGTGCCGGCTTTTCTCATCGTTTTCATTTTGACTGTGCTTCTGGTGTGGGGCATTCGCGAATCGGCGGGGGCCAACAACATCATGGTGCTGGTAAAGATCGGCGCCATTATTACGTTCCTGGTGGTTGGTGGAATGCTGGTGAACCGTGCGAACTGGCATCCATTTGCGCCGTCTGGATTTGCGGGAGTGATTTCCGGTGGAGCGATCATTTTCTTTACCTATATTGGCTTCGATTCGGTATCAACCGCAGCCGAAGAAGCCAAAAATCCGCAGAAAGATATTCCCTTCGGAATCATCGCGTCCCTGATCATTTGCACGGTCCTTTATATCGGCGTGGCGCTGGTGCTGCTGGGAATGCAGAAATACAGCATCTTTGCCACCAACGCCGATGCAGCTTCCGCGCCTGTGGCATACGCGCTGCAACAAATGGGGACAAGCCGCTTCTTTCAGGCTGTGATTGTGATTGGCGCACTGACGGGAATGATTTCCTCCCTGCTGGTCTTTCAGTATGGCCAGACCAGAATCTGGTTTGCCATGTCGCGCGACGGCCTGCTACCAAAACTGTTTTCGGATCTGTGCCGGTTTGAGACGCCGCACTGGTCAACCTGGATTGCTGGAGCGGCTGTCGGCATTCCTGCCGGGTTAGTGGACATCGGCGAAGCGGCCGATCTTTCCAACATTGGAACGCTTTTCGCTTTTGTGCTTGTCTCGCTCGGCGTGCTGTTTCTGCGCAAGGCGCAACCAGACCGCCAGCGAGGATTCAAGGTCCCCTGGGTGCCACTCTTTCCTATCATCTCTGTGGTGCTATGCGTTTCATTGATGGCGGGCCTCCTGGTGATTACGTGGCTCCGCTTCTTTGGCTGGCTGGCCATCGGCATGGTGATCTATTGGCTTTATAGCCGCCGCCACAGCGAGTTTGCGCCAGCTAACATTCCTGCCGGCAAAGGGTGA
- a CDS encoding amino acid racemase, giving the protein MSKHIGIVGCSAEGAALCYRTICLEAEPLMGRHAHPEVTMHTIALAEYMKPIDAGAGWKPVAELMLRSAEVLKRAGADFLICPDNTIHEAMPFVLPRTPLPWLHIAEEVGKEAKRRGYRKLGITGIKFLVSGPVYPEKLEQMGIAYLRPTKEQQEQINTIIFDELVRGEQTPESLFYFEQVIESLKLQGCDAVVLGCTELPLLVNENESPLPALDSTRTLARAALRHALAK; this is encoded by the coding sequence ATGAGCAAGCATATTGGCATTGTTGGATGCAGCGCGGAAGGCGCGGCGCTCTGCTATCGGACGATCTGCCTGGAGGCGGAGCCGCTGATGGGCAGGCATGCCCACCCTGAAGTGACGATGCATACCATCGCTCTGGCTGAATACATGAAGCCGATTGACGCCGGAGCAGGATGGAAGCCGGTGGCGGAATTAATGTTGCGGTCCGCCGAAGTGCTAAAACGCGCAGGAGCGGACTTCTTGATCTGTCCGGACAACACGATTCATGAAGCCATGCCATTCGTGTTGCCGCGAACGCCACTGCCCTGGCTGCACATTGCAGAAGAAGTCGGCAAGGAAGCAAAGCGTCGCGGCTATAGAAAGCTGGGGATTACCGGAATAAAGTTTTTGGTGAGCGGCCCGGTCTATCCGGAAAAGCTGGAGCAAATGGGCATTGCGTATCTGAGGCCAACGAAGGAGCAGCAGGAACAGATCAATACGATTATTTTTGATGAGCTGGTGCGGGGCGAGCAAACGCCAGAGTCGCTGTTTTACTTTGAGCAGGTGATTGAATCCCTGAAGCTGCAAGGCTGCGACGCCGTGGTGCTGGGATGCACGGAACTTCCCTTGCTCGTCAATGAGAATGAATCGCCGCTGCCGGCGCTGGATTCCACGCGCACGCTGGCACGCGCCGCTTTGCGGCATGCGCTGGCCAAATGA
- a CDS encoding YIP1 family protein, with translation MSSPTGPTPPPPPMYPVASSPVTPEPAGPGLSESQRLVNTFFAPTKTFTDIRRNASWWVPWLISAVFTLIFSVVAVQKIDMARFVQEQIDRSPSAQKRMERLTPEQRAQGMALQATITKVSFYMAPLFSLIIGLVVAAVLMGVFNFMLGAEVTFPRAMAVVFYAGLTGIVATILLTASYLASADPSTIDIARNPMPTNLGFFMDPEGNKALYGLASSIDIFRIWFVALLGLGFSTVSTNRKPSVGTAMVTAFVCYGIIVLIGIGFKMAFS, from the coding sequence ATGAGCTCACCAACTGGTCCAACTCCACCACCGCCGCCGATGTACCCAGTCGCCTCCTCACCTGTCACTCCTGAACCGGCTGGCCCCGGCCTTTCAGAGTCACAACGGCTGGTGAACACATTTTTCGCGCCGACCAAAACGTTCACCGATATCCGGCGCAATGCGAGTTGGTGGGTGCCATGGTTGATTTCAGCCGTATTCACTCTCATCTTCTCAGTTGTCGCCGTCCAGAAAATTGACATGGCGCGCTTTGTCCAGGAGCAGATCGACCGGTCTCCATCAGCTCAAAAGCGCATGGAACGCCTGACGCCTGAACAGCGGGCCCAGGGGATGGCCTTGCAGGCCACAATTACAAAGGTCAGCTTTTACATGGCGCCCCTTTTCTCCCTGATTATTGGGCTCGTCGTCGCCGCTGTTTTGATGGGCGTCTTTAACTTTATGCTGGGAGCAGAGGTTACATTTCCGCGCGCAATGGCGGTTGTCTTCTATGCTGGCCTCACCGGAATTGTGGCTACAATTCTTCTCACTGCGAGCTATTTGGCCAGCGCAGATCCCTCAACGATCGACATCGCCAGAAATCCTATGCCCACAAATCTCGGGTTCTTCATGGATCCGGAGGGAAACAAAGCGCTGTATGGCCTGGCGTCCAGTATTGACATTTTCAGAATCTGGTTCGTTGCTTTGCTCGGCTTGGGATTTTCAACAGTCTCTACCAACCGCAAGCCAAGCGTGGGGACAGCCATGGTAACAGCGTTCGTTTGTTACGGAATCATAGTTCTGATCGGAATCGGCTTCAAGATGGCATTCAGCTGA
- a CDS encoding radical SAM protein yields MADLKLRIRRRLKAAHRTFRELKMIAKGLLSTDHPIQVHIIPMRRCNLSCAYCNEYDDFSDPVPLEEMYRRVDKLAALGTTLITISGGETLLHPQLDDIIRRIRSHGIIAGLITNGYLLTPQRIQQLNQAGLDHLQISIDNVKPDDVSKKSLKVLDKKLQWLRANAEFHVNINSVIGAGVREQWDAVTIGKRAVELGFTSTVGIIHDGTGQLRPLDKEARTVFAEMKKLGKHSYARFNQFQNNIALGQPNNWRCRAGSRYLYICENGLVHYCSQQRGYPGTPLSDYSVKDIRREFLTEKSCAPNCTISCVHQTSIVDFWRAPQGLESHTTFHPAARPELVQIESAREEESVMGD; encoded by the coding sequence ATGGCAGATTTGAAACTCAGGATCAGGCGCCGGCTTAAGGCCGCGCACCGCACTTTCCGCGAACTCAAAATGATCGCGAAGGGTCTGCTTTCGACCGACCATCCCATTCAGGTGCACATCATTCCCATGCGGCGCTGCAACCTGTCATGTGCCTATTGCAATGAGTACGACGATTTCTCTGATCCAGTTCCGCTGGAAGAGATGTACCGTCGCGTGGACAAGCTGGCGGCACTGGGCACCACGCTCATCACCATCAGCGGCGGTGAAACGCTGTTGCATCCGCAACTGGATGACATTATCCGCCGCATCCGTTCTCATGGCATCATTGCCGGACTGATCACCAACGGCTATCTTCTGACGCCGCAGCGTATCCAGCAACTAAACCAGGCTGGTCTCGACCATCTCCAGATTTCCATCGACAACGTGAAACCCGACGATGTTTCCAAGAAATCTTTGAAGGTCCTGGATAAGAAACTGCAATGGCTGCGCGCGAATGCCGAATTCCACGTGAACATCAACTCCGTGATTGGCGCTGGCGTAAGAGAGCAGTGGGACGCGGTTACCATTGGCAAACGCGCCGTGGAACTGGGCTTTACGTCAACGGTAGGAATTATTCACGATGGCACCGGGCAGCTTCGTCCTCTGGATAAAGAAGCGCGCACCGTTTTTGCCGAGATGAAGAAGCTGGGCAAACACAGTTACGCTCGCTTCAATCAGTTCCAGAACAACATCGCACTGGGCCAGCCCAACAACTGGCGATGCCGCGCCGGTTCGCGCTACCTCTATATCTGCGAAAACGGGCTGGTGCATTACTGCTCTCAGCAGCGCGGCTATCCCGGAACGCCTCTGTCCGACTACTCAGTAAAGGACATCCGCCGCGAATTCCTTACAGAGAAATCATGCGCGCCCAACTGCACTATATCCTGCGTCCACCAGACTTCGATAGTCGACTTCTGGCGCGCTCCGCAGGGCCTTGAATCGCATACCACCTTCCATCCGGCAGCACGCCCTGAACTGGTGCAGATTGAATCCGCCCGCGAAGAAGAATCTGTAATGGGCGACTAG